In Amaranthus tricolor cultivar Red isolate AtriRed21 chromosome 3, ASM2621246v1, whole genome shotgun sequence, a single window of DNA contains:
- the LOC130807927 gene encoding protein GRAVITROPIC IN THE LIGHT 1-like: MESVKRPATTPSKSRIARAISKVLHVRAVTGITPSDGLQRVKTKEMIQEVKPQEKIKELKPRDNTRVLKPQEKIKAELVHVVHCKLGEKEDDELANRIAREAVLAKVFASISSIKAAYAQLQFAQSPYDADGIQSSDETVVSELKTLSEVKQCFLKKQFDPFPEKGLLTYDLQEQKNMVKTYEITGKKLEYEVKLKESEITFLKEKLEECKKENRLIEKKLNASGSLSVLDNLHMSGLSPNHFIPVLRHTVRSIRTFVKLLVKEMQTSGWNLEAAANVIHPSVSYWKQEHSCFTFESYVNKEMFDSFHIPNFALPNESLPEHKQRRRLFFERFTELKSIKAKDYLCQKPKSTFGKFCRAKYLRLLHPKMESSFFGNLNQRNLVNSGEYPDTKFFCTFAEMAKKVWLLHCLAFSFEPVVSIFQFQKRCRFSEVYMESVSDEAFLPESEPCVAFTVVPGFKIGKTIIQSQVYLFGA; encoded by the coding sequence ATGGAATCAGTTAAACGACCAGCAACAACTCCGAGTAAGAGTAGGATTGCCCGGGCAATTTCCAAGGTTCTCCATGTCCGTGCAGTCACTGGGATTACTCCCTCTGATGGATTGCAGAGAGtgaaaacaaaagaaatgaTCCAGGAAGTTAAACCACAAGAAAAGATCAAGGAGTTGAAGCCACGCGACAATACCAGGGTTCTGAAACCGCAAGAAAAAATTAAGGCTGAACTTGTTCATGTTGTTCACTGCAAGTTGGGTGAGAAGGAAGATGATGAGCTTGCTAATAGGATTGCTCGGGAAGCTGTTCTTGCTAAAGTATTTGCAAGCATTTCTTCTATCAAAGCTGCATATGCGCAATTACAATTTGCACAGTCTCCTTATGATGCAGATGGCATTCAATCTTCTGATGAGACAGTGGTTTCTGAGTTGAAAACTTTATCGGAAGTGAAACAGTGTTTTTTGAAGAAACAGTTTGATCCATTTCCTGAGAAGGGTCTCCTTACATATGACTTACAAGAGCAAAAGAATATGGTCAAAACATACGAAATAACAGGAAAGAAATTGGAGTATGAGGTTAAGCTGAAAGAATCTGAAATCACTTTCCTGAAGGAGAAACTGGAGGAATGCAAGAAAGAGAACCgattaatagaaaaaaaactGAATGCTAGTGGCTCACTCTCTGTCCTTGACAATCTTCACATGTCAGGTTTAAGTCCCAACCATTTCATTCCTGTTCTCAGGCATACTGTAAGATCTATTCGAACTTTTGTGAAGTTACTGGTCAAGGAAATGCAGACTTCTGGGTGGAATTTGGAAGCAGCGGCTAATGTTATCCATCCCAGCGTTTCATACTGGAAGCAAGAGCACAGTTGCTTCACATTCGAGTCTTACGTAAACAAAGAAATGTTTGACAGTTTCCACATTCCAAACTTTGCTCTTCCAAACGAATCTCTACCAGAGCACAAGCAGCGTCGAAGGCTATTTTTTGAGAGATTCACGGAATTAAAGTCTATTAAAGCAAAGGATTATCTTTGCCAGAAACCAAAGTCAACATTCGGAAAGTTCTGTCGAGCCAAATACTTAAGGCTTCTGCACCCGAAGATGGAGTCATCCTTCTTTGGGAATTTGAATCAGAGGAACCTTGTAAATTCCGGTGAGTACCCAGACACTAAGTTTTTCTGTACATTTGCGGAAATGGCAAAGAAAGTGTGGCTCCTGCATTGCTTAGCATTCTCGTTCGAGCCTGTAGTCTCAATATTTCAGTTTCAGAAGAGGTGTCGCTTTTCCGAGGTCTACATGGAAAGTGTCTCTGATGAAGCTTTCTTACCGGAAAGTGAACCATGTGTGGCTTTCACAGTAGTTCCTGGGTTCAAAATTGGTAAAACCATTATTCAGTCTCAGGTGTACCTCTTTGGAGCATGA